In one Sphingomonas sp. AP4-R1 genomic region, the following are encoded:
- a CDS encoding TonB-dependent siderophore receptor: MSGVAALGVCGTTAATAAAEQDAPAAAAPATSTPADIDADAAKEIIVTGSSIRGAPPVGSNLISIGQAQINATPAQSVQQVLKSVPAVVGLGSAGQGAFGSADGSGTNAPTIHGLGGSASNSTLILIDGHRFPLSGINHALGDPNIIPSIAIERVEVLPDGASSVYGSDAVAGVINFITRRRYDGIEANGQLGFGRNYKTYNGSLLAGKTWETGSLLFAYSYSRRSALSAADRDFTNFDHRAQGGSNFATFACQPATIQPTGSSLIYANPYTGAGVANAQANAFCDYSDNSDLIPREIRNNGMLRVTQEVGDKLTLSADAVYSNRVNRQNVTRGSVTATVFQTGAQANPFYVGVPGSTATSETIRFNADDLLGPGAYIEGRAEDFYVHGTAEYKVDDNWRVTLGGTFGFDNSAQQNVGQLCTSCAYLALNGTTNGAGSLTTASVPATGLIVTRLPLTAANSLDVWNALATNRTSTAGRAALTDSTTTQLARQTIQNGTLKVDGSLFTLPAGDVKAAVGGELLRYTLKQDITRPLNIGPATSGSSTTNLKYNRSVQSAYLEVLVPLISPEMEVPAIRSLSANISGRYDHYSDFGTTKNPKFAANWEPIEGLKLRGNYAKSFVAPALTSRGSNAAGVTGESGYGNYGLGQVNVPISAFPQVANIPGVSCTNGFCSIGTATITGVQVNGGNADLQPQKGQTYSFGGDFTPTFARGLRISVTYWHNRIKGGITAPIPSLAINSPDLYPLLTILPSAAQLAAATAGLPQTSALPANQFFIYNYRQRNVLNLKVSGIDADISYTRNTPLGRFTGGVAFTRELKFTQQIGTGPTFSVLNTTGFNTTFPSVKLQGRANIGWEYAGITFDAFLNHTGSYRNYSSSTLTPITRSAAGVPIGGGDKVKAYNTIDLHIGYTLPQSFISKAQIFVDATNLFDKDPPFYNTATLNGSSGYDTFQASPIGRVITVGLRTKF, encoded by the coding sequence ATGTCTGGAGTGGCTGCGCTGGGCGTCTGCGGGACCACCGCGGCAACGGCAGCAGCGGAGCAGGACGCGCCGGCAGCGGCCGCGCCGGCGACATCCACGCCCGCCGACATCGATGCGGATGCGGCCAAGGAAATCATCGTCACCGGATCGAGCATCCGCGGCGCGCCGCCGGTCGGCTCCAATCTGATCTCGATCGGCCAGGCGCAGATCAACGCCACCCCCGCCCAATCGGTGCAGCAGGTGCTGAAGAGCGTGCCGGCGGTGGTCGGTCTTGGTTCGGCCGGGCAGGGCGCGTTCGGCTCGGCGGACGGATCGGGCACGAACGCGCCGACGATCCACGGCCTGGGCGGTTCGGCCTCCAACTCGACGCTGATCCTGATCGACGGGCACCGCTTTCCGCTGAGCGGCATCAATCACGCGCTGGGCGATCCGAACATCATTCCCTCGATCGCGATCGAGCGGGTCGAGGTGCTGCCGGACGGCGCCTCCTCGGTCTATGGTTCGGATGCCGTCGCGGGCGTCATCAACTTCATCACGCGCCGCCGCTATGACGGGATCGAGGCGAACGGCCAGCTCGGCTTCGGGCGCAACTACAAGACCTACAATGGCAGCCTGCTGGCGGGGAAGACCTGGGAGACGGGCTCCCTGCTGTTCGCCTACAGCTATTCGCGGCGCAGCGCGCTCTCCGCCGCCGATCGCGACTTCACCAATTTCGATCACCGCGCGCAGGGCGGCAGCAATTTCGCGACCTTCGCCTGCCAGCCGGCGACGATCCAGCCGACCGGCAGCAGCCTGATCTACGCCAATCCCTATACGGGGGCGGGCGTGGCGAACGCGCAGGCCAACGCCTTCTGCGACTATAGCGACAATTCGGATCTGATCCCGCGCGAGATCCGCAACAACGGCATGCTCCGCGTGACGCAGGAAGTGGGCGACAAGCTGACCCTGTCGGCCGACGCCGTCTATTCGAACCGCGTCAATCGGCAGAACGTGACGCGCGGCAGCGTGACCGCCACCGTGTTCCAGACCGGCGCGCAGGCCAATCCCTTCTATGTCGGCGTGCCCGGCAGCACCGCCACCTCCGAGACGATCCGCTTCAACGCGGACGATCTGCTGGGGCCGGGCGCCTATATCGAGGGCCGCGCCGAGGATTTCTACGTCCACGGCACCGCCGAATATAAGGTGGACGACAATTGGCGCGTGACGCTGGGCGGCACGTTCGGCTTCGACAACAGCGCGCAGCAGAATGTCGGCCAGCTCTGCACGAGCTGCGCCTATCTCGCGCTCAACGGCACCACCAACGGCGCGGGCAGCCTGACGACGGCTTCGGTGCCGGCGACCGGCCTGATCGTGACGCGGCTGCCGCTGACGGCGGCCAATTCGCTCGACGTGTGGAATGCGCTCGCCACCAACCGCACCTCGACGGCGGGGCGCGCCGCGCTGACGGATTCGACCACCACGCAGCTCGCGCGGCAGACGATCCAGAACGGCACGCTGAAGGTGGACGGTTCGCTCTTCACCCTGCCCGCCGGTGACGTGAAGGCGGCGGTGGGCGGCGAATTGCTGCGCTATACGCTGAAGCAGGACATCACCCGCCCGCTCAACATCGGGCCGGCGACGAGCGGATCCTCCACCACCAACCTCAAATATAATCGCTCGGTCCAGAGCGCCTATCTCGAGGTGCTGGTGCCGCTGATCAGCCCCGAAATGGAGGTGCCGGCGATCCGCTCGCTGAGCGCCAACATCTCCGGCCGCTATGATCATTACAGCGACTTCGGCACGACGAAGAATCCGAAGTTCGCGGCAAACTGGGAGCCGATCGAGGGCCTGAAGCTGCGCGGCAACTATGCCAAGTCGTTCGTGGCGCCCGCGCTCACCAGCCGGGGCAGCAACGCGGCCGGCGTGACCGGCGAATCCGGCTACGGCAATTACGGGCTGGGCCAGGTCAACGTGCCGATCTCCGCCTTCCCGCAGGTGGCGAACATTCCGGGCGTTTCGTGCACGAACGGCTTCTGCTCGATCGGCACGGCGACGATCACCGGCGTACAGGTCAATGGCGGCAACGCCGATCTGCAGCCGCAGAAGGGCCAGACCTATTCGTTCGGCGGCGATTTCACGCCCACCTTCGCGCGGGGCCTGCGCATCAGCGTCACCTACTGGCACAACCGGATCAAGGGCGGCATCACCGCGCCGATCCCGTCGCTCGCGATCAACTCGCCCGATCTGTATCCGCTGCTGACGATCCTGCCGAGCGCTGCTCAGCTGGCGGCGGCGACGGCGGGCCTTCCGCAGACGAGCGCGCTGCCCGCCAACCAGTTCTTCATCTACAATTATCGCCAGCGCAACGTGCTGAACCTGAAGGTCAGCGGCATCGATGCGGACATCAGCTACACGCGCAACACCCCGCTCGGCCGGTTCACCGGCGGCGTGGCCTTTACCCGCGAGTTGAAGTTCACCCAGCAGATCGGCACCGGGCCGACCTTCAGCGTGCTGAACACGACCGGCTTCAACACGACCTTCCCGTCGGTGAAGCTGCAGGGCCGCGCCAATATCGGCTGGGAATATGCAGGCATCACCTTCGATGCCTTCCTCAACCATACGGGCAGCTACCGGAACTACAGCAGCTCCACGCTGACCCCGATCACGCGCAGCGCGGCCGGCGTGCCGATCGGCGGCGGCGACAAGGTGAAGGCCTACAACACGATCGATCTGCACATCGGCTACACGCTGCCGCAGAGCTTCATCTCGAAGGCGCAGATCTTCGTCGACGCGACCAACCTCTTCGACAAGGATCCGCCCTTCTACAATACGGCCACGCTCAACGGATCGAGCGGCTACGACACGTTCCAGGCCAGCCCGATCGGGCGCGTCATCACCGTCGGCCTGCGGACGAAGTTCTGA
- a CDS encoding TetR/AcrR family transcriptional regulator → MARPTTLSSAAAKLARPASRKKASSSPPKRANDPDRTRADILEVAAAHFASHGFSGSRVDEIAAETNTSKRMIYYYFGSKEGLYREVLGRRYNEIRVLEKASGFEHGDPEVALATLVGGTFDYHQTHSDFVRLVMVENIHRGENIGEVPGIDSRADSVLDVLRKLLDRGIAAGLFRADIDPFQLHMSISALCFYNVSNRHTLSRIFSRDVASPEMEAIRRANVIEMIMRWVKIAP, encoded by the coding sequence ATGGCCCGGCCGACGACCCTTTCCAGCGCCGCCGCCAAACTGGCGCGGCCTGCATCCCGCAAGAAAGCGTCGTCGTCCCCACCGAAGCGGGCGAACGATCCCGATCGCACCCGCGCCGACATATTGGAGGTGGCCGCCGCGCATTTCGCGTCGCACGGCTTCAGCGGCAGTCGCGTCGACGAGATCGCCGCCGAGACGAATACCAGCAAGCGGATGATCTATTATTATTTCGGCAGCAAGGAGGGTCTCTATCGCGAGGTTCTCGGCCGCCGATACAACGAGATCCGCGTACTGGAGAAGGCAAGCGGCTTCGAGCATGGCGATCCCGAGGTCGCGCTGGCGACATTGGTGGGCGGCACCTTCGACTATCACCAGACGCACAGCGATTTCGTCCGCCTCGTGATGGTGGAGAATATCCATCGCGGCGAGAATATCGGCGAGGTGCCGGGAATCGATTCCCGCGCGGACAGCGTGCTGGACGTGCTGCGCAAGCTGCTGGATCGCGGGATCGCGGCGGGCCTGTTCCGCGCGGACATCGATCCGTTCCAGCTGCACATGTCAATCTCGGCGCTGTGCTTCTACAACGTCTCCAATCGCCACACGCTCTCGCGCATCTTCTCGCGCGACGTGGCGTCGCCCGAGATGGAGGCGATCCGCCGCGCCAACGTGATCGAGATGATCATGCGCTGGGTAAAAATCGCACCGTAA
- a CDS encoding shikimate dehydrogenase, whose protein sequence is MTSQRRIQTGLIGRSIGQSLSPALHEAEGRALGLDYSYRLFDIEAEPKGAAALPDILDRMQADGFAGCNVTFPVKQAVMPLLDRLSPEAEAMGAVNTVRFTADGRREGHNTDWWGFGENLRRTIPDAAVDTVVLLGAGGAGAAAAYALCRMGARELLVIDRDADRAEALVARLSGGSTILLPVPFEEAEQRLAQADGLVQATPIGMAKLPGMPIPSAALQPDMWLAEIIYVPIETELLRAARAMGCRTVDGGGMVVLQAARAIEIFTGLAADPDRMQTHLLALLQQKVN, encoded by the coding sequence ATGACGTCGCAACGACGCATACAAACGGGGCTGATCGGCCGATCGATCGGGCAATCGCTGTCACCCGCGCTGCATGAGGCGGAGGGGCGGGCGCTCGGGCTCGATTATTCCTATCGCCTGTTCGACATCGAGGCCGAACCCAAGGGCGCGGCCGCGCTTCCCGACATTCTCGACCGGATGCAGGCCGACGGCTTTGCCGGCTGCAACGTGACGTTCCCCGTGAAGCAGGCGGTGATGCCTCTGCTCGATCGGCTCAGCCCCGAAGCGGAGGCGATGGGCGCGGTGAACACGGTGCGCTTCACCGCCGACGGCCGCCGCGAGGGGCATAATACCGACTGGTGGGGCTTCGGCGAAAATCTGCGCCGCACGATCCCGGATGCGGCCGTCGATACGGTCGTGCTGCTGGGTGCGGGCGGGGCCGGCGCCGCCGCCGCCTACGCGCTCTGCCGGATGGGCGCGCGCGAATTGCTGGTGATCGATCGCGACGCCGATCGGGCCGAGGCTTTGGTCGCGCGGCTGAGCGGCGGATCGACCATCTTGCTGCCGGTTCCGTTCGAGGAGGCGGAGCAAAGGCTGGCGCAGGCGGACGGGCTCGTCCAGGCGACGCCGATCGGCATGGCCAAGCTTCCCGGCATGCCCATCCCGTCCGCAGCGCTCCAGCCCGACATGTGGCTGGCCGAGATCATCTACGTGCCGATCGAAACCGAACTGCTGCGCGCCGCCCGGGCGATGGGGTGCCGCACGGTGGATGGCGGCGGCATGGTCGTGCTGCAGGCGGCGCGCGCGATCGAAATCTTCACGGGTCTGGCGGCCGATCCCGATCGGATGCAGACGCATCTTCTCGCATTGTTGCAGCAGAAGGTGAACTGA
- a CDS encoding LytTR family DNA-binding domain-containing protein yields MPMRVLLVDDEALALDRLRVFCGDIDDIEVVGQARDGDEALARIEALNPDLVILDIQMPGRNGLRTAADIPVDPRPELVFVTAHEHYAPDAFDLEAADYILKPVRFDRLRLAIDRGRRRRQLREAAARAGMLEAEMEALRAGARAPGADPEIWVPERDGQRRVPIETIDWVEAARDYVLLHTELRSHMLRITMAALEEKLAGTALIRVHRSAFVRPSRVAEVRRAQRSTILLLKDGTSVQVGPSYVAAVEAALGIG; encoded by the coding sequence ATGCCGATGCGGGTGCTTCTGGTGGATGACGAGGCGCTCGCGCTGGATCGCCTGCGCGTCTTCTGCGGGGACATCGACGATATCGAGGTGGTCGGGCAGGCGCGCGACGGCGACGAGGCTCTGGCGCGGATCGAGGCGCTGAACCCCGATCTGGTGATCCTCGACATCCAGATGCCGGGGCGCAACGGCCTGCGGACGGCGGCCGACATCCCTGTCGATCCCCGACCCGAACTGGTCTTCGTCACCGCGCACGAACATTATGCGCCCGACGCCTTCGATCTGGAGGCGGCGGATTATATCCTGAAGCCGGTGCGCTTCGACCGGCTGCGCCTCGCGATCGATCGCGGCCGCCGCCGCCGCCAGCTGCGCGAGGCGGCGGCGCGCGCGGGGATGCTGGAAGCCGAGATGGAGGCGCTGCGCGCGGGTGCCCGTGCGCCGGGCGCGGATCCCGAAATCTGGGTGCCCGAGCGGGACGGCCAGCGCCGCGTGCCGATCGAGACGATCGACTGGGTGGAGGCGGCGCGCGATTATGTGCTGCTCCACACCGAACTTCGCAGCCACATGCTGCGGATCACGATGGCGGCGCTGGAGGAGAAGCTGGCGGGCACAGCCCTGATCCGCGTGCATCGCTCCGCCTTCGTGCGACCGTCCCGCGTGGCCGAGGTGAGGCGCGCCCAGCGCAGCACGATCCTGCTGCTGAAGGACGGAACCTCGGTGCAGGTGGGGCCGAGCTATGTGGCGGCGGTGGAGGCCGCGCTGGGGATCGGATGA
- a CDS encoding sensor histidine kinase, which translates to MYESPVTPAGIRPLAEAAKRADDGRQDRMWREGAVVTVALWSFTLLIYLPIILNRYEGMGMTSVLLDSSTILVSMAFAMGLFALFRAIHSLRRRVQVGIMILAVFAIAIVQSAFDLLFTGFVAHTLEARWLALPDDLLQSYGAAFNYAAVFAVNCALFQLAAGRRRAIRQERELVHLRASAKQAELDALRLKFNPHFLFNTLNAISAMVVTARNAEAEQGIETLSAFLRASIETDPDAVAPLEDQLQLVDHYLQLEEMRFGDRLDVIFDTPDEVGSVIVPSLLIQPLVEAAIRDAVEPSSTPVRIRIAAQRKAGGLELSVSDDAPRAQTRDGVMAVETVRGRLGALFGGAASVVVRSGDRGVETILHVPAAG; encoded by the coding sequence ATGTACGAATCACCCGTTACCCCTGCCGGCATTCGCCCCCTCGCCGAAGCGGCGAAGCGCGCCGATGATGGCCGGCAGGACAGGATGTGGCGCGAGGGTGCCGTCGTCACCGTCGCGCTCTGGTCCTTCACCCTGCTCATCTACCTGCCGATCATCCTCAACCGCTATGAGGGGATGGGGATGACGAGCGTGCTGCTCGACAGCTCCACCATCCTCGTCTCGATGGCGTTCGCGATGGGGCTGTTCGCCCTGTTCCGCGCGATCCATTCGCTGCGCCGCCGCGTGCAGGTCGGCATCATGATCCTGGCCGTCTTCGCCATCGCCATCGTCCAGTCGGCGTTCGATCTGCTGTTCACCGGCTTCGTCGCGCACACGCTGGAGGCGCGCTGGCTGGCCCTGCCGGACGATCTTCTGCAGAGCTATGGCGCAGCCTTCAATTATGCCGCCGTCTTTGCCGTCAATTGCGCGCTGTTCCAGCTTGCCGCCGGACGACGTCGCGCGATCCGGCAGGAGCGCGAGCTGGTCCATCTTCGCGCCAGCGCGAAGCAGGCCGAGCTGGACGCGCTGCGGCTCAAGTTCAATCCGCACTTCCTGTTCAACACGCTGAACGCGATTTCGGCGATGGTCGTCACCGCGCGCAATGCGGAGGCGGAACAGGGGATCGAGACGCTCAGCGCTTTTCTGCGCGCCTCGATCGAAACCGATCCCGACGCGGTCGCCCCGCTCGAGGATCAGCTCCAGCTCGTCGATCATTATCTGCAGCTGGAGGAAATGCGGTTCGGTGATCGCCTGGATGTCATCTTCGATACTCCGGACGAAGTAGGTAGCGTAATCGTACCCTCGCTGTTGATCCAGCCGCTGGTGGAAGCGGCGATCCGTGACGCGGTGGAGCCTTCCTCCACGCCGGTACGGATCAGGATCGCGGCTCAACGCAAGGCAGGGGGGCTGGAGTTGAGCGTATCGGACGACGCACCGCGCGCGCAGACACGGGACGGGGTGATGGCGGTGGAGACGGTGCGTGGCCGGCTCGGCGCTCTGTTCGGCGGCGCGGCGTCGGTGGTCGTCCGATCGGGGGATCGGGGCGTCGAGACGATCCTGCACGTGCCGGCGGCCGGCTGA